gttctaaggttgtggatgtgctgttgccactagggataaaacatcaatgctttgtctaaggatatttgtgttgattacattacgcaccatacttaatgcaattgtctgttgtttgcaacttaatactggaaggggttcggatgataacctgaaggtggactttttaggcatagatgcatgctggatagcggtctatgtactttgtcataatgccctgattaaatctcatagtactcatcgtgatatatgtatgtgcattgttatgccttctttatttgtcaattgcccaactgtaattcgttcacccaacatgctatttatcttatgggagagacaccactagtgaactgtggaccccggtccattctttacatctgaaatacaatctactgcaattgttctttactgttcttcgcaaacaaacaccatcatccacactatacatctaatcctttgtttacagcaagccggtgagattgacaacctcactgttacgttggggcaaagtactttgattgtgttgtgcaggttccacgtaggcgccggaatccctggtgttgcgccgcactacactccgtcaccaacaaccttcacgtgttccttgactcctactggttcgataaccttggtttcttactgagggaaaacttgctactgtacgcatcacaccttcctcttggggttcccaacggacgtgtgttaactgcacgcatcactttgcgtctacccttcttactcttattcttactctttggtttagggaatatatgaccgcatctgggtgtagaggtaaaatttagagtgcctttccccacatctatggttgctcccaagagtttcagcagggatcttccaagtgtgatttgtcttgtccctacacattcaataacgagataatcagtggataccgttcttccaagaagggttgtgaacactccttcagctattcctttaggaattataacagagttatcagtaagagttattccttctccaccttcagtaagtccccagagtgtcaaagattcataaatacttttaggcataaggcaaaattcagtcataatgtCACAACGAGCATAATTTTTTTACCATCAatagcaactttaatagtagggtcccacattgaaggttcagagtttactggaacataatcaaaatgctcacgaatccgactatacccttcttttaagcaagatatatttgtctcaagagtgtttaatctattataatactaacaagagatgaatcaaaattattagctgagctagatgatgcaaccaatttttttatggcattaaaaccttgatccccatcgcaatgaaggaaatctcctcccactacagcatccaaggcatatctatagcgaagaataagcccaaaataaaagttacttagaagcaggcttagagtcattttaggttcagttttaccataagaattaaaaattctagaccaagcttccttaaaactctcctcatccccttgtttaaaagtaaagaccaattcctcaggtgacagagtaacaagtacaggactagacatgataacaaattaaatgcaagtaactaattttttgtgtgttttttaaTACaaggaaagcaaacaaaacagaaaataaagtaaagtaaagcaagtaactattttttttgtgtttttgatataaagaaagcaaacaagacataaaataaagtaaagtaaagcaagacaataaacaaagtacagagattggatgtgagagactccccttgcagcgtgtcttgatctccccggcaacggcgccagaaaaatgcttgatggcgcgtgaagcacacgtccgttgggaaccccaagaggaaggtgtgatgcgtacaacagcaagtttctctcagtaagaaaccaaggttatcgaaccagtaggagatgaaggccacgtgaaggttgttggtgaaggagtgtagtgcggcgcaacaccagggattccggcgccaacgtggaacctgcacaacacaatcacaatactttgccccaacttaacagtgaggttgtcaatctcaccggcttgctgaaaacaaaggattaaacgtatggtgtggagaatgatgtttgtttgcaaagaacaacaaagaacaaagattgcagtagattgtatttcagatgtaaaagaatggaccggggtccacagttcactagtggtgtctctccaataagataaatagcatgttgggtgaacaaattacagttgggcaattgacaaatagagatgcacatacatatatcatgatgactactatgagatttaattagggcattacgacaaataacatagaccgctatccagcgtgcatctatgcctaaaaagtccaccttcgggttagcatccgcaccccttccagtattaagttgcaaacaacagacaattgcattaagtactgcacgtaatgtaatcaacacaaatatccttagacaaagcatcgatgttttatccctagtggcaacagcacatccacaaccttagaactttctgtcactgtcccagattcaagggaggcatgaacccactatcgagcataaatactccctcttggagttacaagtatcaacttggccagagcctctactagcaacagagagcatgcaagaacataaacaacacatatatgatatattgataatcaacttgacatagtattcaatattcatcggatcccaacaaacgcaacatgtagcattacaaatagacgatcttgatcatgataggcagctcacaagatctaaacatgatagcacaagaggagaagacaaccatctagctattgctatggacccatagttcaaggatgaactactcacgcatcagtccggaggcaggcatggtgatgtagagccctctggtgatgattcccctctccggcagggtgccggaggcgatctcctgaatcccccgagatgggattggcggcggcggcatctctggaacttttctcgtatcgtggctctcggtgatagggttttcgcgacagagagaatatataggcgaaggggccgagtcgggaggcgcccgaggggcccaccccatagggctgcgcgcccaagggtggggccgcgcccccctagggtgtggccgcctcgttgcccctcttcgtctcctcttcggacttctggaaggctccgtgcaaaataagaccgtgggcttttgtttcgtccaattccgagaatatttcctgtgtaggatttctgaaaccaaaaacagcagaaaataggaactggcgcttcggcatcttgttaataggttagtgccggaaaatgcataaaaatgatataaagtgtatataaaacatgtgagtgttgtcatataactagcatggaacataagaaattatagatacgtttgagacgtatcagtggcacTCTTCACAGGTTCCGTGGAATGATCTTGAGGATTGCATTCAGAGGGCCAACTACACTCGCAGCTCTCCTCCTGCccctgacactgaagatgaagaggaacaggAACAGGAGTACCAGACCGAAGACGAAGATGGTTCCGAGTGATCTTCATGGGGCAAGTAGCATCGCGTTttccccctttttggcgtctcgatgccaaagggggagaagtgttctattaggacttctcggggatttgcatggtggttagggcacaagcatatgcgtttatcattcctttattAATTGTGTCCTTTATGTcgtttatttgaactatttggcttgttggtttgatcgtttaaaactatgtgctatatgTGGTTGTGAGACATTATGTTATGGatttcggatttctatatgttgagaccaaggtttattatatggtgtgtgatgttatatatccggtattatatatctccatatgggtatgatttctatcaccttgtctcaacttcatatttgtctatgtctcttgtttgagctcatgttggatatctctagtgttgaggcacctcgcacctatatgttgtgtatttgtattcaaatgcaaattacttgaatgcacacatgtagggggagtgcctctatgtttttgcCAACATGCTTACTCTCTATAGTGAttttcttgcaaatccgtatattgtcctcaaacaccaaaaagggggagattgaaagaacatctctcacaatatgttttgagtgtttgatgtcaatgtatgtgatactctaatgtttgatgaagtggtgcagggtGTATATAGGTACATGAATATGTGTGACTTGTGTGGAAAAACGAGTCAAAAGAAAGCTGAACAAGTTCACCAGACCGGATAATccaggccggatatttgcaaaatatccggcccccaatttttggctaaggactcgaggcaatgtggctcagtacttccctggacaggggccggattattggccggacatttgcccggaattTCCcctaggccggataatccgggccggatattttcgaaatatccggcccccaaaaaTGTGCTAAGGACCAGAGGCGATGCGCCTCAGTAAGGCCCTGGAcatgggccggacttttggccggacatttgcccggatttttcccagggccggatttttggtgggggcggattatccgaccccaacttaggccggattatccggccctcgaagactccaacggctggattgggggggggggggtatttatacccccttcttctaccttgctccttgctcaatcattgactaaaattctgccaagcctcaccaccattagagccacctcaagaacacaagatttgcaagatctcctccctcacccaatcaaagctcttgatctttggagattcgaaggagaagacaccgatctacatcctcaccgaagcgatttacatttccccctcatatgcttgagggcccctttgctagtgttccttTTTGGATCCTTAGTTGTCTGTTGTTGATGTAtttttgttgattgttgtgttgttacagatttgggagcctccaatttggttgtggatgtgtgccccaagaactttgtaaaggcccggtttccgcctcgaggaaatcccttagtggaagtgggctaggccttcgtggcgttgctcacaggagacctgagtgaagtcttcgtgactgttggtctggctttcgtagcgaccacactcctccaaacgtagacgtaccttcttgcaaaggaagggaactacgggaatcaactccgtgtctctgtgtgctccactctcggttacctctatcctttatctCCTCTCTATTGCattgctatatcttgcttagtcgttgaccttgtcatataggtaaattcacatagttgcatatctagagaatttacctttgtgtcaagcctaattgaaaaagaactaaaaattggtcagcacctattcacccccctctaggtgcggcatacgatcctttcagacgCCGCCCTAGCAGCACCTTCGAGGATAGCCggcctccgcctcctccacccCTAGCACCATTAGTTACCAGAGGGCCGCTGCTAGCACAACCGACACCAACGGCAGCGGCAGGAGGGAGGCGGCTCAAGGGAGAGGAAGGGGCGATCGGATCTGGGCCCGCCAACACAACACCTAGCCCGTGTGTCCTTTCCATGGGTGTGTACTAGTGCAAGGGATTCTTCTAGAATGCATGGTCCCTATTGTAGAGGAAAATAATTCATGCATGGATAAGGAAAAATAACGAGTGGGGTTTGGAGTTTAAACTAAGTACGGTTCGGCCAAACTTCCTTACTAGATCGAAATGCCAACAACTTAGATGAAGTCAAGGCATAATGACTTGGAGGCCACTATGGAACTCAAGCCTGACCCAAGTTCTACAAGCTAGCAACACAAACTTTGGACGCTCTACAAGTTGCTTTCTTGTGTCGAAGTTGATATAGGTGAAAGGATAGAGATGGTAGCCTGTAGAGGATGAATAAATTCTACAAAAAAATCATTCGCATTTCTAGGCTTTGCGGATTAATAAAATAGCCTAATTCACACTAATTGAAGCAAGATATATGAACATAAGAATACTTCAAGCTAGTATAAAGGTTATCACAAAGTAAACAACTATAGTAAAGAGCTCAGATAGTTTTGTGGCAAGTGGAGATGAAAATGTAACTTAGTGTTCGCTTCCTTGGGAGGAAACTACGTCACCATCAGAGAGGTGTGGGTTACCACAAAGGAACCAAATAAACTCCACGAAGGCCAAACTTCTTCTCCTTGAGCCCCTCCTCCCCCCCCCACACGCAAACAAAGTAGGAGCTCAATCACTAGTGTAGACCTTAAAGTAGCATCCAAACCCTCAAACACTTCTCCTCAGAGAAAGTCCAGAACACGAAAGCGTCTAGGAGACCCAAGCCGCCTACGGTTTACCAGAAACCCATGAGTAACAAACTAGCTCGATGAACCTAAGGGGGTTGTGGGATCATAGATTAGGATCACCTCTTTCTTTTCCGCAAAGAGATTTGAATTTGGTTGGGGTAAATGAGAATTCTCCAAGATTTTAGGTGTGCATCAatggcagagagagagagagatggagaggTGTTATGATTCGGACCTGGTGAACCTTCCCCTTCGGGGAAGGAGTGCATTTTGTAGCCTACCATGGAATATAGCCATTTGATGTTGTTTTCTTGGCACATTGGTTCAACGTTGTTCGAACCATCCCTAGAGTCAAAACGGTcgatcgaccgggccagggatcgAACTCCGACCAAATGAGCCTTGTTAGGGCttttttgattcataggattcatgtaggaattgtgtaggatttagatcctatGGGAATTTTTcctacactagttgtttgatacataggaacatatcctatagaaactaatcctataggaatattgtagtgcaaatcctatatAAATAAAACATTagatcatacctcatgaaaaatttcctttggcacaatcaaatacAACGCATCTTCATATATGATTCAACAAGCCATGACATCTCAATCCCATGCTTTTCCAATTCCTATGATGTTCCTATCTTATGAATCAAATGAGTCCTTAGAGGTCGGTTCTCCTCCGGTTGAGGTTCGGTAAATACCGGCCGAAACAGCTCCCAATGGTCACATAGTCGATTGAACGGACCAAAAGTTGGGTGCTCTGAAACAACTCTAAGCAACCTTTTTTCAACTAGGCTCACACACTATCTATATGATGGTAGCATGTGTTTAAGTCTTTGTTCAATATCCCTGTCAAGCTCATCGAGGTCACACATCTTAATAGTCCAGTGTTCCTGCTGACTCAGAGTTAACAAGAACTTAAAATAAACAATGACACTTTTCCTATAAGAAATGGAGGGGGATCTCCAGCCATCATCTATCCATTGCGACAAACTGAAATCCGAGTAGATTCTTCATAGGTGGGCATGGGCAGCCCAGCCAGGCCCGAAAATCCCGGGCCGGGCTTGCACGTCGGGCTGGGCTTGGGCCTGATATTTGAGCCCGAACGTTGGGCCAGGCCAAGCTTGGGCTTGCAATTTTTACGATTTATGTAAGGATTGGTCCGGGCCAAGCTTTTGCTTATTTAGGCCAGGTTCAGGCCCGGTTTACAGGCCCCACGGTTGGGCCGGGCAGGTTCGGGCTTGACTTTTCAGCTTCGGGCTTTTTTGGGCCTAGCTCGAAACCCAGCCCAACCCGAGTTTTTCCTAGGTGTAGTCCTACTCCACCTCCAATGTCATCTTAGCCAGAAAAAAATTGTTAATGGCAAAATATACTTACACTAGGGTTCATAGTTTTGCCTCCTTATACACTATTGTTGTATCGAGAACTTACAATTTGAAAAGGCATATAACTATTAGCATGTACTCCATCCGTTTTCAAATAAGTGTATGTCTAGGTTTAAATTTATCCACAAAAGAGTGTACTTATCTCTTTCCAATGCACTCAAAAGTAAGAAAAAATGATTCTCTCTCATCAAACGGGACTCGAGACCAATAACATTTAGCACGTGATCTTCTTGTTTTCTACATGTACTTAGCTCGGTGGATATGGAGAAATTGAAAAGGTGAGAGATGGTGATTAACACTTTCCAATGTAAAATTCTTAATATGCCTTCAAAAACCTAGCAGTACACTCTTTTGAGGATGGAGGGAGTAACtttcgcaggtttagggtttcttTGGTTTGCAAGATCCTTTTTTGGAGGTTTTTTGCGTGATTCTGAAAACGATAAAAAAAAGATGCAGGACTTGGATATCATGTCACTGAAACCTATAAGAAAATCACAATAATGTGTAGTAAGATGTTGCTTGGTTGCACCATAGGAAAAACACCCATGATTTTCCAAAGGACCTGTTAAGTATGCAATACAAAATTAAGTTACATGGTAGCAACAACATATTTTTAGAAGCAATTCTTTTGAACCAAAGAGGCCTTTAGCAGATCCTCATGCTAGCTTATTCACATAATGAAGTAACACCACTTTGTGCAAGAAACAAGCTTGAAAAACCGCATAATTTCAGAGATTATTGTAAATGATAAGCGCgcaaagaaacagagcaatcTGTATTAAAATTTGGGTGCAGTATATTCTTAGATTTCTTCCTGCAGATGCAACAAAACGGAAGGAGGGAGACTGTCAAGAGAAAATTAAAGAAGAGCCAGCACCGCCTTCTTAAAAGTTCACCGGAGACCGAGACAAGGAGACCAGGATGCAGAGATTTCGATGATGAAAGTAGAGTCAAAAGCAAGAAGCACTTGGTAAGCGTGCATCCTCAACCAAGGATGCATAGACTTGAAAACAAAATGTACGTCCTGGCATTGTACTATACTCTATGCTGAAAATCGATCATACTCTATGCTGAAAATACATTAACAGACTAATTCGTTCCTCTTCCTGCAAAAGAACTGCATATTCTCCTTACAACACAGATCGATCAAAATCTATAAACCCATAAGAAATCCGGAATCGAGAAAGAAACATATCTAGTCTGAATGATGTTTCAGACACCAGGGTCTGTATCATGCCATAGCATACCATACcgatccatccatccatccatggGATCGCCATTGTTGCCTCTCCAATGCCATCGAGCGCAATGGCATCAACAGAGAGAAGCCACGGATCCAGGGGGAAAGAGCGGCGTCAGTTGCTTGAGTTGGGCCCGTAACACGCGCCGCGGACGGGGTTCCAGAGCCACTGCACCAGAAATCGCCGGCCGTTGACGCCGTTGACGTTGTAGGAGCTGCCGTCGGCGGCGCGGGACACGTTCCCGACGAACCCGCCggctccgccgccgtcgccgtacaCGCCGACGCAGAGGTCAGCGACCTCCGTGGGCGCCGTCGGTGTGTCCCCGGCGTACCACGCGTTCACCAGAGGATTGGTGGCCAGCTCCGCCAGCTCATGTCCCAGCACTATCACCATCCCGTCCACCCCGGCGTCGCCGTTCGGCGGCCGCAGCACCGGCCCCTGACCGCCCCCGCCGTATCCCGGCGGGGGCGCGGCGAACGGGTACGCGCACCGGCCGGGGCACTGCGAGCCGCTGTTCCCGACCCACGCGTACGGCACGGTGACCCCGACCACGGACGCGAAGGTGAAGTAGTGGAAGCCGCACATGGCGCGGCAGAACTCCTCCACCTGCACGTCCGGCGAGGAGAGCACCAGGTAGACGCCGTTGTACGGGTCGAGCTGCAGCGGGTCCGGGTACGCCACCACGGCGGTGCGGATGATGGACTGCATGTCGATCCGCTTCAGGGAGGCGCCGTGGGAGTACCCGGCGTCAGAGTGCTCCCCGGCGACGACGAATGTGGCGGTGACGTTGGCGCCGGTCTGGTCAGTGTACAGCCGCGGCGTGTGGGACCACCAGTCGGAGACGGCGGGGGACGGCGCCGGCGCGGAGAGGGAGGCGAGGAAGTCGCGGAGCACGGCCTGCGCGGGGGCCTCCCACTGGCCGTACCAGATGAGGAACAGGTTGGTCGGCGATCCCGACACGACGGGGCCCATGTGGTACTGCATATCCACCAGCTGGTTACCATCCACCAGGTAGTCCGCCCTGTACACCGGCGCGCAGCGCCCGCCGGAgatggcggcggcgaggaggaggaggaggagggtaaGGGTAGGGTACCTCCCCATTTTGGGGATGAGTAGGAGGGTGGAGTGTAGTGGCCGAGCTAGAGTGAGGAGGGGGAGAGGAGTTTTGATGGTTTTCGAGTTTGAATCTCACTTCAAACTTGGGAGTAAAAAGTTGACCATTCTGCTTTAATCCGTGGATGAGATGCTAATACGTGAGCCCTGCAGTGGTCTGTAACATGAGCTTTGCACGAATTTATTTTATGAGTTTATAGTATAGGGTTGAAATCATGTAAAAACACCATTTCGATCCCGCGGTCAAATGAGACcgtaaattttgtaaaaatggaTAAAGATGTTTTGAACCTCCCACAAAATCTGAAAATTTTATATGTACACATAGGTCTATGTACCTGTATTTTTCCATGTGACATCAGTGGTCAGGGTGGTTCACCTTCATAAATTCTTCTCGTGCAAATACAACATGCCAAACTTTTTTTCTCCACAAAGCTACATAACTTGGCATAGCTAGGCAGTTAGAAGATGGATTTATCTGTTAGCATAGAATTGTAGATAGGAATAGCATCACGGTCATACAAACATACTAATCCAGATTTTGCATAAATATGCATACATATATCTTCAAAAGTTCAAAAATTGCTCATTCGACACAATGACCACGATTTCTTTAGTTTGCACCATGGCCACATCCATCGTCGGGCCAAGAAGGAAATGAAGACGAAGCTTTTATCTATCAAAAATTGAGGGGCACTGTGTTTGGTTCTCTTATCTCTTCAATAATTCTAAGTAAAAAATGCCCAATCCACCACTAGTCAATTCTATATTTGAgccactgttcaaaaaatcggccgagataccgatttatcggccgatttatcgtgaatcgggtggTAACCGATAAGATTTTAGCATCTCGGCTAATTTATCGCTACACCGATATTTTGGCCGATTTTCAGTCCGATGACCGATATTTTGGCCGATTTTCAATGAAATTTCGCTGAAATTCGGTCTGGCAGTCGTTATTTTTGTTCTATTGTCTTGTAGAACTATACATTAGCTCAAAATTTTCATTTTTATTGATTCAAATGCAAGAAATCAAGGTAATACTTATGTTCAATGCTTCAATATTATCTATGCATAGCATATTATATAAAATTTAGTGCTGAAAATTAGAATTTACAAAAAATTAAGCCGATAAATGGCCGACcgattgttgactgccaaaacccaccggcgggcagcggctgtcaacactgtagagccgggaacaacctagagctgcggctggctgaggtccctccgagcgacggcccgcaaagcacttctggtcacacgtccgatgctgagtgcaagggcgtgccacctgacctataccagtcgggaaggtgatggagatgcctcgcttagtttcctgcatggcatacacgtaaacattaaatacgagcctcgatcggctctcaggttatcctgtgaatcggctcaaagagccgatccacccatg
This region of Lolium perenne isolate Kyuss_39 chromosome 2, Kyuss_2.0, whole genome shotgun sequence genomic DNA includes:
- the LOC127333765 gene encoding protein EXORDIUM-like 5, which gives rise to MGRYPTLTLLLLLLAAAISGGRCAPVYRADYLVDGNQLVDMQYHMGPVVSGSPTNLFLIWYGQWEAPAQAVLRDFLASLSAPAPSPAVSDWWSHTPRLYTDQTGANVTATFVVAGEHSDAGYSHGASLKRIDMQSIIRTAVVAYPDPLQLDPYNGVYLVLSSPDVQVEEFCRAMCGFHYFTFASVVGVTVPYAWVGNSGSQCPGRCAYPFAAPPPGYGGGGQGPVLRPPNGDAGVDGMVIVLGHELAELATNPLVNAWYAGDTPTAPTEVADLCVGVYGDGGGAGGFVGNVSRAADGSSYNVNGVNGRRFLVQWLWNPVRGACYGPNSSN